A window of Ovis canadensis isolate MfBH-ARS-UI-01 breed Bighorn chromosome X, ARS-UI_OviCan_v2, whole genome shotgun sequence contains these coding sequences:
- the POU3F4 gene encoding POU domain, class 3, transcription factor 4: MATAASNPYSILTSSSLVHADSAGMQQGSPFRNPQKLLQSDYLQGVPSNGHPLGHHWVTSLSDGGPWSSTLATSPLEQQDVKPAREDLQLGAIIHHRSPHVSHHSPHTNHPNAWGASPAPNPSITSSSQPLNVYSQPGFTVSGMLEHGGLTPPPASASAQSLHPVLREAPDHGDLGSHHCLDHSDEETPTSDELEQFAKQFKQRRIKLGFTQADVGLALGTLYGNVFSQTTICRFEALQLSFKNMCKLKPLLNKWLEEADSSTGSPTSIDKIAAQGRKRKKRTSIEVSVKGVLETHFLKCPKPAAQEISSLADSLQLEKEVVRVWFCNRRQKEKRMTPPGDQQPHEVYSHTHTVKTDTSCHDL, encoded by the coding sequence ATGGCCACAGCTGCCTCGAATCCCTACAGCATTCTCACTTCCAGCTCTCTAGTCCATGCGGACTCTGCGGGCATGCAGCAGGGGAGTCCTTTCCGAAACCCTCAGAAACTTCTCCAAAGTGATTACTTGCAGGGAGTTCCTAGCAATGGGCATCCCCTCGGGCATCACTGGGTAACCAGTCTGAGCGATGGAGGGCCATGGTCCTCCACACTGGCCACCAGCCCCCTGGAACAGCAAGACGTGAAGCCTGCGCGTGAAGACCTACAGTTGGGCGCGATCATCCATCATCGCTCGCCGCATGTCTCCCACCACTCTCCGCACACTAACCATCCGAATGCCTGGGGAGCGAGCCCAGCTCCGAATCCGTCCATCACGTCGAGCAGCCAACCCCTTAATGTGTACTCGCAGCCTGGCTTCACGGTGAGCGGCATGCTGGAGCACGGGGGGCTCACTCCACCGCCGGCCTCTGCCTCAGCGCAGAGCTTACATCCAGTGCTCCGGGAAGCCCCAGACCACGGCGACCTAGGTTCGCATCACTGCTTGGACCATTCGGACGAGGAGACACCAACCTCGGATGAGTTGGAACAGTTTGCCAAACAGTTCAAACAAAGAAGAATCAAGTTGGGCTTCACGCAGGCTGACGTGGGGCTGGCGCTGGGCACATTGTATGGCAACGTGTTTTCTCAGACCACCATCTGCAGATTCGAGGCCTTACAACTGAGCTTCAAGAACATGTGCAAGCTGAAGCCGCTGCTGAACAAGTGGCTGGAAGAGGCTGATTCATCCACAGGGAGCCCGACCAGCATTGACAAGATCGCGGCACAGGGTCGCAAACGGAAGAAGCGAACCTCTATCGAGGTGAGTGTCAAGGGCGTACTGGAGACGCATTTCCTCAAGTGTCCGAAGCCTGCGGCGCAGGAGATTTCCTCGCTGGCAGACAGCCTCCAGTTGGAGAAAGAAGTGGTGCGTGTCTGGTTCTGTAAtcgaagacagaaagagaaaagaatgactCCACCAGGGGATCAGCAGCCACATGAGGTTTATTCGCACACGCACACGGTGAAAACAGACACATCCTGCCATGATCTCTGA
- the LOC138929958 gene encoding small nuclear ribonucleoprotein E-like, which yields MTYWSQGQKVQKVMVQPINLIFRYLQNKSQIQMWHYEQVNIWIEGCIIGFDEYVNLVLDDAEEIHSKTKSRKQLGWIMLKGDNITLLQIVSN from the coding sequence ATGACATACTGGAGCCAGGGCCAGAAGGTGCAGAAGGTGATGGTGCAGCCCATCAATCTCATCTTCAGATACTTGCAAAATAAATCTCAGATTCAGATGTGGCATTATGAGCAAGTGAATATTTGGATAGAGGGCTGTATCATTGGTTTTGATGAGTATGTGAACCTTGTATTAGATGATGCAGAAGAGATACATTCtaaaacaaaatcaagaaaacaacTGGGTTGGATCATGCTAAAAGGAGATAACATTACTCTGCTCCAAATTGTCTCCAACTAG